The following proteins are co-located in the Candidatus Accumulibacter cognatus genome:
- a CDS encoding LysE family translocator, with the protein MAELFPPWPLFSAFLVASFVLAVTPGPGVLYIVTRSLVQGRRFGLVSVAGVALGNLGNAIAASVGLAALFSVSSLAFSMVKYAGALYLIYLGVQMLRSPPAERAVPTTAASPLGRVFHEGFVVALLNPKTTVFFAAFLPQFLSPEAPPMLQGVMLGFLFVAIAAVTDSAYAFAAAVVAPVLHGKGVGRLGRRLGGGVFIGLGIYTALAGPPRSAK; encoded by the coding sequence GGCGAGCTTTGTCCTCGCGGTCACACCAGGCCCCGGTGTGCTCTACATCGTTACACGCAGTCTCGTGCAGGGCCGCCGTTTCGGCTTGGTGTCGGTAGCCGGCGTCGCGCTCGGCAACCTTGGCAACGCCATCGCTGCATCGGTCGGCCTTGCCGCATTGTTTTCGGTCTCATCCCTGGCCTTCTCCATGGTCAAGTATGCTGGCGCTCTCTATCTCATTTACCTGGGTGTACAAATGCTCCGTTCTCCCCCGGCCGAGCGCGCTGTCCCCACCACTGCCGCCTCACCACTGGGTCGCGTGTTCCATGAAGGTTTCGTGGTTGCCCTGCTCAATCCCAAGACCACTGTATTCTTTGCCGCGTTCCTGCCCCAGTTTCTGAGCCCGGAGGCGCCGCCGATGCTTCAGGGAGTGATGCTTGGTTTCCTCTTCGTGGCAATCGCTGCCGTGACAGACAGCGCCTACGCTTTCGCCGCCGCCGTGGTTGCACCCGTCCTGCACGGTAAAGGGGTGGGCCGATTAGGTCGCCGCCTCGGAGGCGGCGTGTTCATAGGCCTGGGTATTTACACGGCATTGGCCGGGCCGCCGCGCAGCGCCAAGTAG
- the rfbD gene encoding dTDP-4-dehydrorhamnose reductase, with protein MKILLFGKRGQVGWELQRSLAPLGQIVALDYEGAGGLCGSFTDLDGLAACVRTVAPDIIVNAAAHTAVDQAESEPELARTINALAPGVLAEEAGRLGAWLVHYSTDYVFDGSGEAPWRESDPTGPLGVYGKTKLAGEQAVARCDRHLIFRTSWVFAARGNNFARTMLRLASERDQLQVVADQIGAPTGADLLADVTAHAIRSVQHRPDLAGLYHLVAGGETSWHGYARHVIEHARAAGQVIRVDSEAIQAVPSSAYPVPAPRPHNSRLNTRKLQAAFDLVLPDWQTGVDRMLLEILGQ; from the coding sequence ATGAAGATCCTGCTCTTCGGCAAGCGCGGACAGGTCGGCTGGGAATTGCAGCGCAGCCTGGCACCGCTCGGCCAGATCGTCGCCCTCGATTATGAAGGAGCCGGCGGCCTGTGCGGCAGCTTCACCGATCTCGACGGGCTGGCTGCCTGTGTGCGCACGGTCGCTCCCGACATCATCGTCAACGCCGCCGCCCATACGGCGGTCGACCAGGCCGAGTCCGAACCCGAACTGGCAAGAACCATCAACGCCCTGGCACCCGGTGTGCTCGCCGAGGAAGCCGGGCGGCTCGGTGCCTGGCTGGTGCATTACTCGACCGACTACGTCTTTGATGGCAGCGGCGAAGCGCCGTGGCGAGAAAGCGACCCGACCGGCCCGCTCGGGGTCTACGGCAAGACCAAGCTCGCAGGCGAGCAGGCGGTGGCTCGCTGCGACCGGCATCTGATCTTCCGCACCAGCTGGGTCTTTGCCGCGCGCGGCAACAACTTTGCCCGCACCATGCTGCGGCTGGCGAGCGAGCGCGATCAACTCCAGGTCGTCGCTGACCAGATCGGCGCGCCGACCGGTGCCGATCTGCTGGCGGACGTGACCGCACACGCCATTCGCAGCGTACAGCATCGCCCAGACCTCGCCGGCCTCTACCATCTGGTAGCCGGCGGCGAGACCAGTTGGCACGGCTACGCCCGGCATGTCATCGAGCATGCACGCGCGGCCGGACAGGTGATCAGGGTAGATTCAGAGGCCATCCAAGCCGTACCGAGCAGTGCCTACCCGGTCCCCGCCCCACGCCCCCACAACTCCCGTCTCAATACGCGCAAGCTACAAGCCGCCTTTGACCTCGTTCTGCCGGATTGGCAAACGGGAGTGGACCGCATGTTGCTGGAAATCCTCGGACAATGA
- the rfbB gene encoding dTDP-glucose 4,6-dehydratase yields MILVTGGAGFIGANFVIDWLMQSDEALINLDKLTYAGNRENLASLANDPRHIFVHGDIGDRELTNRLLEQYQPRAIINFAAESHVDRSIHGPEDFIQTNIVGTFHLLETVRAYWNGLADEARQGFRFLQVSTDEVYGSLASDEPAFSETHRYEPNSPYSASKAAGDHLVRAYHHTYGLPVLTTNCSNNYGPYHFPEKLIPLIIVNALAGKSLPVYGDGQQIRDWLYVKDHCSAIRRVLEAGRPGETYNIGGWNEKPNLDIVHTVCALLDELRPRADGKPYREQISYVTDRPGHDRRYAIDARKIERELGWKPAETFDTGIRKTVQWYLENQDWVRHVQSGAYRDWVEKNYGGRQP; encoded by the coding sequence ATGATTCTGGTTACCGGCGGCGCCGGCTTCATCGGAGCCAACTTCGTGATCGACTGGCTGATGCAGAGCGATGAAGCACTGATCAACCTCGACAAGCTGACCTACGCGGGCAATCGCGAAAACCTCGCCTCGCTGGCCAACGACCCGCGGCACATCTTCGTGCACGGCGACATTGGCGACCGCGAACTGACCAACCGCCTGCTGGAGCAATACCAGCCGCGCGCAATCATCAACTTCGCGGCCGAATCACACGTCGACCGCTCGATTCACGGCCCGGAGGACTTCATCCAGACCAATATCGTCGGGACCTTCCATCTGCTGGAAACGGTGCGCGCTTACTGGAACGGCCTAGCCGACGAGGCCAGACAGGGCTTCCGCTTCCTGCAGGTCTCCACCGACGAAGTCTATGGCTCTTTGGCCAGCGACGAACCTGCTTTCAGTGAAACCCATCGCTACGAGCCCAATAGCCCCTATTCCGCAAGCAAGGCAGCAGGCGACCACCTGGTGCGCGCCTACCATCACACCTATGGCCTGCCGGTGCTCACCACCAACTGCTCGAACAACTACGGCCCCTACCACTTCCCCGAGAAGTTGATCCCGCTGATCATCGTCAATGCCCTCGCCGGCAAGTCCCTGCCCGTCTATGGCGACGGCCAGCAGATTCGCGACTGGCTCTACGTCAAGGACCACTGCAGTGCCATCCGGCGCGTCCTTGAGGCCGGACGTCCCGGTGAGACCTACAATATCGGCGGCTGGAACGAAAAACCCAATCTCGACATCGTACACACGGTCTGCGCGCTGCTCGACGAGCTTCGACCACGTGCCGACGGCAAGCCCTACCGCGAACAGATCAGCTACGTCACTGACCGGCCCGGCCATGATCGCCGCTACGCCATCGACGCCCGCAAGATCGAACGGGAACTGGGCTGGAAGCCGGCGGAAACCTTCGACACCGGTATCCGCAAGACCGTACAGTGGTATCTGGAGAATCAGGACTGGGTTCGCCATGTCCAGTCCGGTGCCTACCGCGATTGGGTCGAGAAGAATTACGGCGGGCGCCAGCCATGA
- a CDS encoding mannose-1-phosphate guanylyltransferase/mannose-6-phosphate isomerase — MNSPVIRPVVLCGGSGTRLWPLSRTHYPKQFLCLIDDFSLLQNTLRRLDGLAGLGKAIAVANENHRFLVAEQLLEIGQQADILLEPAARNTAPAVAAAALQALCEAGEKAPPLLLVLPSDHVIGDVVAFQNAVRAAIPHASAGALVTFGVLPERPETGYGYIRRGDPVPNGYALACFVEKPDTETAQAYLDSGDYFWNSGMFLFRADIYLEALDRFAPAIHNCVATSVASARRDLDFLRLDPVAFAASPSNSIDYAVMEKTERGVVIPLAAGWNDIGAWDALSTIAQTGDNRNTQRGDVHSVDTHDCVLFSEGRLLATVGIRELIVIATPDAVLVADKSKAQEVKALVEELKSATRSETEFRHIVHRPWGSYEGVANGPRYQVKRILVKPGASLSLQKHHHRAEHWIVVKGTAQIARGDESLLLSENQSTYIPLGVIHRLENPGKIDLEIVEVQSGSYLGEDDIVRLEDSYGR, encoded by the coding sequence ATGAACTCCCCTGTGATTCGTCCGGTCGTCCTTTGTGGAGGCTCCGGAACCCGGTTGTGGCCGCTTTCAAGAACGCATTATCCCAAGCAGTTTCTCTGCCTGATTGATGATTTTTCGCTGCTCCAGAATACCTTGCGACGACTCGACGGCCTCGCAGGACTCGGCAAGGCCATTGCCGTGGCCAACGAAAACCACCGCTTCCTGGTCGCCGAACAACTCCTGGAAATCGGGCAGCAGGCCGACATCCTGCTTGAGCCGGCAGCGCGCAATACCGCGCCGGCAGTTGCTGCGGCTGCACTGCAGGCCCTCTGCGAAGCGGGTGAAAAAGCGCCGCCGCTTCTGCTGGTACTTCCCTCGGATCACGTGATTGGCGATGTCGTCGCTTTCCAGAACGCGGTCCGGGCAGCGATCCCGCATGCCAGCGCCGGGGCACTGGTCACCTTTGGCGTGCTGCCTGAACGCCCGGAGACCGGCTACGGCTACATTCGCCGTGGCGATCCGGTGCCTAACGGCTATGCGCTCGCGTGTTTTGTCGAAAAACCCGATACCGAAACTGCACAAGCCTATCTGGACTCGGGTGACTACTTCTGGAATAGCGGCATGTTCCTGTTCCGCGCCGATATCTACCTCGAAGCACTCGACCGCTTCGCGCCGGCGATCCACAACTGCGTGGCCACGTCGGTGGCGAGTGCTCGTCGCGATCTCGACTTTCTCCGCCTCGATCCGGTCGCTTTTGCGGCCAGCCCGTCGAACTCGATCGACTATGCGGTCATGGAAAAGACCGAGCGGGGAGTCGTGATTCCGCTGGCTGCCGGCTGGAACGACATCGGCGCCTGGGATGCCCTGTCGACCATCGCACAGACCGGTGACAACCGCAACACGCAACGCGGCGATGTGCATAGCGTCGACACCCACGATTGCGTCCTCTTCTCCGAAGGACGATTGCTGGCGACGGTAGGAATCAGGGAACTGATCGTGATCGCCACCCCTGATGCGGTGCTGGTGGCCGACAAGTCGAAAGCGCAGGAGGTCAAGGCGCTGGTCGAAGAACTGAAGTCCGCGACACGTAGCGAAACCGAATTCCGGCACATCGTGCATCGTCCCTGGGGCAGCTACGAAGGGGTGGCGAACGGACCGCGCTACCAGGTCAAGCGCATCCTGGTCAAGCCAGGCGCGAGCCTCAGTCTGCAGAAGCATCATCATCGCGCCGAGCACTGGATCGTCGTCAAGGGCACGGCACAGATCGCGCGCGGCGACGAATCGCTGTTGCTCTCTGAAAACCAGTCCACCTATATTCCGCTCGGCGTGATTCATCGCCTGGAAAACCCCGGCAAGATCGACCTCGAAATCGTCGAGGTCCAGTCCGGCAGTTACCTCGGAGAAGATGACATCGTTCGTCTGGAGGACAGCTACGGCAGATGA
- the waaC gene encoding lipopolysaccharide heptosyltransferase I: MRILLVKTSSLGDVIHNLPVLSDLRHVFPGALIDWCVEESFADIPRLHPALDQVIPVALRRWRRNPGRLATWRELRDFRRLIHRKAYDIVLDTQGLLKSALIARQAQGRHCGYAAEAAREPMAARFYDQTFVIPRNVHAVQRNRWLAAAAFDYPLDLPLDYGISAPPIEIGWLRGDRLGVLLTATSRDDKLWDEGRWCELGQALCERGLTLVLPAGNAIERQRAERIAAVLTAAVVPPPLSLPQVAAVLARASLVIGVDTGLAHLTAALRVPVIALYIATDPALTGVHGSGFVRNLGAAGAPPSVSEVLTVAEHVLRR, translated from the coding sequence ATGCGCATCCTATTGGTAAAGACCTCGTCGCTCGGTGACGTAATTCACAACCTGCCGGTGCTCAGCGATCTGCGTCATGTCTTTCCCGGAGCGCTGATCGACTGGTGCGTCGAGGAGTCCTTTGCTGACATCCCCCGTCTGCATCCAGCGCTCGACCAGGTCATTCCGGTTGCCCTCAGACGTTGGCGCCGGAATCCTGGCCGGCTCGCCACCTGGCGTGAACTGCGCGATTTCCGGCGACTCATCCATCGCAAGGCGTACGACATCGTGCTCGATACGCAAGGCTTGCTGAAAAGCGCACTGATTGCCCGGCAAGCGCAAGGCAGGCATTGCGGTTACGCCGCCGAAGCCGCGCGTGAACCCATGGCAGCACGGTTTTATGACCAGACCTTCGTCATTCCACGCAATGTGCATGCGGTGCAACGCAATCGCTGGCTGGCCGCTGCTGCTTTCGACTACCCGCTCGACCTGCCGCTCGACTACGGGATTTCGGCGCCGCCGATCGAAATCGGCTGGCTACGTGGCGATCGTCTGGGGGTTCTGCTGACGGCGACCAGTCGCGACGACAAGCTGTGGGATGAAGGGCGCTGGTGCGAACTGGGCCAGGCGCTTTGCGAGCGCGGGCTGACGCTGGTTCTGCCGGCCGGCAACGCGATCGAGAGGCAACGTGCCGAGCGTATCGCCGCAGTACTCACCGCTGCTGTCGTGCCACCGCCGCTGAGTCTGCCGCAGGTCGCCGCCGTGCTTGCCCGGGCCAGTCTGGTCATCGGCGTCGATACCGGCCTTGCACACCTCACCGCAGCCTTGCGCGTACCGGTCATTGCCCTGTACATCGCGACCGATCCGGCGCTGACCGGGGTTCATGGCAGCGGCTTCGTACGCAATCTCGGCGCTGCCGGCGCTCCGCCGTCGGTCAGCGAGGTGCTGACGGTTGCCGAGCACGTCTTGCGCCGATGA
- the waaA gene encoding lipid IV(A) 3-deoxy-D-manno-octulosonic acid transferase produces MSRLLYSLLFYLAMPLVWLRLFWRARRQPEYLQQLGERHGFYASRPPRPLLWLHAVSVGETRAAAPLIDSLLRAYPRHNVLLTHMTPTGRATGQELVVRHPGRLTQAYLPYDLPDACGRFLDHFQPELGLLMETEVWPNLIETARRRKLPMALINARLSERSQRGYARLPSLIGPALASLSAVVAQTAADAERLQRIGARQVKVCGNLKFDVTPAPAMLQQGSRWRQALAARPVWLAASTREGEEALILDALTELDIPDLLLLLVPRHPQRFAEVAELIGHRRLAFCRRSREELPNRNTQVWLGDSMGEMVAYYALADLALIGGTLLPFGGQNLIEAAACGCPVLLGPHCFNFAEASADAIACGAARAVPDAGAAALAARDLLLHPQALLAMRTAAATFSQAHRGATARTMALIEQLLVKVASTTHETHPSCQ; encoded by the coding sequence ATGAGCCGTCTGCTTTACTCGCTGCTTTTTTATCTGGCGATGCCGCTGGTCTGGCTGCGTCTGTTCTGGCGAGCGCGCAGGCAGCCCGAGTACCTGCAGCAGCTGGGTGAGCGGCACGGCTTCTACGCTTCGCGCCCACCTCGGCCGCTGCTCTGGCTGCACGCCGTTTCGGTCGGCGAGACACGTGCTGCGGCCCCGCTGATTGATTCGCTGCTGCGTGCCTACCCCAGGCACAACGTGCTGCTGACGCACATGACGCCGACCGGTCGCGCTACCGGTCAGGAGCTGGTGGTGAGGCACCCGGGGCGGCTGACGCAGGCCTATCTGCCTTACGACCTGCCCGATGCCTGCGGGCGCTTTCTCGATCACTTCCAGCCCGAGCTCGGGTTGCTGATGGAAACCGAAGTGTGGCCAAACCTGATCGAGACGGCCAGGCGGCGCAAGCTGCCGATGGCGTTGATCAACGCTCGTCTGTCGGAGCGTTCGCAGCGTGGCTATGCACGTCTGCCGAGCCTGATCGGGCCAGCCCTGGCATCGCTGAGCGCGGTTGTGGCACAGACTGCGGCCGACGCCGAACGTCTGCAGAGGATCGGCGCACGCCAGGTCAAGGTCTGCGGCAACCTGAAATTTGACGTCACCCCTGCGCCGGCCATGCTTCAGCAGGGATCACGCTGGCGGCAAGCGCTCGCTGCCCGCCCGGTCTGGCTCGCTGCCAGCACCCGCGAAGGCGAGGAGGCGTTGATCCTCGATGCCTTGACGGAACTCGACATTCCCGACCTGCTTTTGCTGCTGGTGCCGCGCCACCCGCAACGCTTTGCCGAGGTTGCCGAACTGATTGGCCATCGCCGGCTGGCGTTCTGCCGCAGAAGCCGCGAGGAATTGCCGAACCGCAATACGCAGGTCTGGCTGGGTGACAGTATGGGTGAAATGGTCGCCTACTACGCGCTCGCGGATTTGGCACTGATCGGGGGGACCTTGCTGCCGTTTGGCGGCCAGAATCTGATCGAGGCGGCAGCCTGTGGCTGCCCGGTCCTGCTTGGCCCGCACTGCTTCAACTTTGCAGAGGCTAGTGCGGACGCCATCGCCTGTGGAGCTGCGCGTGCAGTTCCGGATGCGGGTGCAGCGGCGCTGGCGGCCAGGGATCTGCTCTTGCATCCGCAAGCGCTACTGGCCATGCGTACTGCCGCGGCGACCTTCAGTCAGGCCCACCGCGGTGCGACGGCGCGCACCATGGCATTGATCGAACAGCTTCTCGTGAAAGTTGCGTCAACGACTCACGAAACTCACCCGTCCTGCCAGTGA
- a CDS encoding TolC family outer membrane protein, translating into MPFKLCVGRSGLVLATLLAAAPVSAADLVQVYRQALAYDAQYAAARAAAEAGREKLPQALAGLLPTIGATGNTFWNDTHYKATIGPDRQSYQNKYNSHSFGVNLAQPLFRWQNYVQYDQSKLLLMQTEANLAQAGQDLILRVAQAYFDVLFAIENLRAVQANKTAIAQQLEQAKKNFEVGTATITDTYESQSRFDLATAQEIAADNDLEVKRYALRVLVGKDPGELNRLRPKAVIEPPQPARMEPWVEAAERDSFVVQAQQAAAEAAAKGVDISRAAHYPTVDIVANYGQNNGPGQFGVGSIDTTSGQLGLQLNIPIFQGGAVNSRVREAIARRTGEQAALDNATRNAALGARQAYLGVVNGLAGVRALEAALVSSLSSLESNRLGYEVGVRINIDVLNAENQVYVTRRDLAKTRFDTLINQLRLKAAVGALTESDLERINSLFEAP; encoded by the coding sequence ATGCCCTTTAAACTCTGCGTCGGCAGGTCCGGCTTGGTGTTGGCGACCCTCCTGGCGGCAGCTCCCGTATCGGCCGCTGACCTGGTGCAGGTCTATCGTCAGGCACTCGCCTACGACGCCCAGTATGCGGCTGCGCGTGCGGCTGCCGAAGCCGGACGCGAGAAGCTGCCGCAGGCGCTCGCGGGCCTGCTGCCGACCATCGGCGCGACCGGCAATACCTTCTGGAACGACACCCACTACAAGGCGACGATCGGCCCCGACAGGCAAAGCTACCAGAACAAGTACAACAGCCACAGCTTTGGCGTGAACCTGGCGCAACCGCTGTTTCGCTGGCAGAACTATGTTCAGTACGACCAGTCGAAACTGCTGCTCATGCAGACCGAGGCCAACCTTGCGCAAGCCGGACAGGATCTGATCCTGCGCGTCGCCCAGGCATACTTTGACGTACTCTTCGCAATCGAAAACCTGCGCGCTGTACAGGCCAACAAGACGGCAATCGCTCAGCAACTCGAGCAGGCGAAGAAGAACTTCGAAGTCGGTACGGCAACCATTACCGATACCTATGAGTCACAATCGCGCTTCGACCTGGCGACTGCTCAGGAGATCGCTGCCGACAACGATCTCGAGGTGAAACGTTACGCGCTGCGCGTGCTGGTAGGCAAGGATCCGGGAGAACTGAATCGGCTGAGGCCGAAAGCCGTGATCGAACCACCGCAACCGGCAAGAATGGAACCATGGGTAGAGGCGGCCGAACGTGACAGTTTTGTCGTTCAGGCACAGCAGGCAGCCGCCGAAGCGGCCGCCAAGGGAGTCGACATCAGCCGCGCCGCGCATTACCCGACAGTGGACATAGTCGCCAACTACGGGCAGAACAACGGCCCAGGACAATTTGGGGTCGGTTCGATCGACACCACCTCTGGTCAGCTTGGTCTGCAGCTCAATATCCCGATTTTTCAGGGCGGTGCCGTCAACTCGCGAGTACGTGAAGCCATCGCCAGGCGCACTGGGGAACAGGCTGCGCTGGACAATGCGACCCGCAACGCGGCGCTTGGCGCACGCCAGGCCTATCTCGGCGTGGTCAATGGTCTTGCCGGAGTCCGCGCACTCGAGGCGGCACTGGTGTCGAGTCTGAGTTCGCTGGAATCGAACCGGCTGGGTTACGAAGTCGGTGTGCGCATCAACATCGACGTACTCAATGCCGAGAATCAGGTCTATGTCACTCGGCGCGATCTGGCCAAAACCCGTTTCGACACCTTGATCAACCAGCTCAGGTTGAAGGCTGCGGTCGGAGCGCTCACCGAAAGCGATCTCGAACGAATCAACTCACTGTTCGAGGCACCCTGA
- a CDS encoding protein-L-isoaspartate O-methyltransferase has translation MDMEQARFNMIEQQIRPWEVLDPEVLGLLAAVKREVFVPEALTLLAFADLELPIGHGQAMLPPKIEARILQEVGVRNTDIVLEVGTGSGHMAALLASKAEYVYSVEIDPVLAETARRNLRHAGVANVSVETGDASQGWSGPSPYDVIVISGSLPELPDVFLQQLKLGGRLAAFIGEAPVMEAQLIIRTADKAFNTTNLFETVVAPLTTRKRQSFVF, from the coding sequence ATGGATATGGAACAGGCTCGCTTCAACATGATTGAGCAACAGATCCGCCCTTGGGAGGTGCTGGATCCGGAAGTGCTCGGGCTGCTTGCCGCGGTCAAGCGTGAAGTCTTTGTCCCCGAGGCGCTCACGTTGCTGGCGTTTGCCGATCTGGAGTTGCCGATTGGCCACGGCCAGGCGATGCTGCCACCGAAGATTGAAGCGCGAATTCTTCAGGAAGTGGGGGTCAGGAACACCGACATCGTTCTTGAGGTGGGGACCGGCAGTGGGCATATGGCTGCACTCCTCGCATCAAAAGCCGAGTATGTCTATAGCGTCGAGATTGATCCGGTCCTCGCTGAAACTGCCCGCCGTAACCTGCGGCATGCCGGCGTTGCCAACGTCAGCGTCGAGACGGGTGACGCTTCACAGGGCTGGTCGGGCCCCTCCCCTTACGATGTGATCGTCATCTCGGGTTCTCTGCCGGAACTGCCCGACGTATTTCTGCAGCAACTCAAGCTTGGCGGTCGCCTCGCTGCATTCATCGGCGAAGCGCCCGTGATGGAAGCACAGCTGATCATCCGCACCGCTGATAAGGCCTTCAACACGACCAACCTTTTTGAAACCGTGGTCGCGCCGTTGACCACCAGGAAGCGCCAGAGCTTCGTCTTCTGA
- the rpsT gene encoding 30S ribosomal protein S20 — protein MANSAQARKRARQAVKQRAHNTSLRSSLRTAVKRVQKAILAGDKAAAQSIYQESVSVIDRIADKKIIHKNKAARHKSRLSAQVKGLLGA, from the coding sequence ATGGCCAACAGCGCACAAGCTCGCAAGCGTGCCCGCCAAGCCGTCAAGCAACGCGCCCACAACACCAGCCTGCGCTCGAGTCTGCGCACTGCCGTCAAGCGCGTGCAAAAGGCCATTCTGGCTGGCGACAAGGCGGCGGCGCAGAGCATTTACCAGGAATCGGTATCGGTAATCGACCGCATTGCCGACAAGAAGATCATCCACAAGAACAAGGCAGCACGCCACAAGAGCCGCCTTTCGGCACAGGTCAAGGGCCTCCTCGGCGCATAA
- a CDS encoding porin, whose product MQKKLIALAVASLASGVAAAQTNVTMYGVLDLAYAYSSGNAGRNALGIKIPGRNTFSGITGIGAGNRLGFKGEEALGNGLKAVFTLEYGLDPDINCGIGTCGLNARQQFVGLASNYGTVALGRQYAPGFNATVNNDGLDVSDFSIQSSLSALNGMTITPNSPARFNNAITYTSPSLSGFKASAIYSFGETRDAFGSYNDKRVSVSDNGKYGLGLNYANGPINFDAVWQSRTNVSIPTATPPYELAGTDKSINEWYVGGSYDLKVVKLIASYQALDNKNKRNVVTGLRVSGIEDSNLWTLGVTAPIGRGTLGLSYGRLTSDRKWTGDGVSWGAGTQYTYPLSKRTSLYGAYSYFSNNNNVLPGNAGQAIAIPGIVGATGESNYALGAGITHSF is encoded by the coding sequence ATGCAAAAGAAACTCATTGCCCTGGCCGTTGCGAGTCTGGCATCGGGTGTCGCCGCTGCCCAGACCAACGTCACCATGTACGGTGTGCTTGACTTGGCCTACGCCTACAGTTCAGGGAATGCCGGTCGCAACGCCCTCGGAATCAAGATTCCCGGCAGGAATACCTTCAGTGGCATCACCGGCATCGGCGCCGGAAATCGCCTCGGCTTCAAGGGCGAAGAAGCCCTGGGCAACGGCCTGAAAGCGGTGTTCACGCTTGAGTACGGTCTCGATCCGGACATCAACTGCGGCATTGGCACCTGCGGCCTGAACGCCCGCCAGCAGTTCGTCGGACTGGCGAGCAACTATGGTACCGTCGCCCTCGGTCGTCAATATGCTCCTGGTTTTAACGCGACCGTCAACAACGACGGACTCGATGTGAGCGATTTTTCCATCCAGTCGAGCCTCAGTGCGCTCAATGGCATGACGATCACTCCGAACAGCCCGGCCCGTTTCAACAACGCCATCACCTATACCAGCCCCAGCCTGTCCGGCTTCAAGGCCAGTGCGATCTACAGCTTCGGCGAGACCAGGGACGCTTTTGGCAGCTACAACGACAAGCGGGTCAGTGTCTCGGATAACGGCAAGTACGGTCTTGGCCTCAACTATGCCAACGGCCCGATCAATTTCGACGCGGTCTGGCAATCACGTACCAATGTCTCCATCCCGACCGCCACTCCCCCCTACGAGTTGGCCGGTACCGACAAAAGCATCAATGAATGGTACGTCGGCGGCAGTTACGACCTCAAGGTCGTCAAGCTCATTGCCAGCTACCAGGCTCTGGACAACAAGAACAAAAGGAATGTGGTCACAGGCCTCAGGGTTTCCGGCATCGAGGACAGCAATCTCTGGACGCTTGGCGTGACTGCACCGATCGGTCGTGGCACGCTCGGCCTGAGCTACGGCAGACTGACCAGCGACCGCAAATGGACCGGTGACGGCGTCAGTTGGGGCGCAGGCACCCAGTACACCTATCCGCTGTCGAAGCGCACCTCTCTGTACGGCGCATATAGCTACTTCAGCAACAACAATAACGTGCTGCCAGGCAACGCTGGACAGGCGATCGCCATTCCGGGCATCGTCGGTGCCACGGGCGAAAGCAACTACGCACTCGGTGCGGGCATTACGCACAGCTTCTGA